TAACGAGGACCCAGCTGGAATTAAACGCGAAGCTGTCCCCCTCTCGGACAGTTCGATGGTCAACTTAGCCATTGCTCGGGCACTGTTAACACAAATAGACTCTCCATTACGCAACCTAAATTTAGATGGTTCATCGGAGCAGTGTTTCTCTATTTCTGCGTCAAAGCTCGCTGTCGGCGCTATCAGCGCGGCACGGTGAAGGGCAATAAGAGTTTCGTGGAATTGCATGGATAAGTATGCAGCCATGTGGTATTCTTCTTCAGGGCAGAAGATATCGCTCCCTGGTCGCAGATCGGGGGGGATAACATTGGCCCATGAGAGTAGCAGCCGGTCCAGTCGGGCAGTATCCAGAAGTATATGTCGCACATTTCTCGAGCCAGGATGGTAGTTGTAGATATGCTGACTGATACTTCCTTGATATTCAGCTAGCCCTAGATTCCATTGCAGGTAAGGTGAATGGCAATTCAAACTGCCAACGGGATTGACGTGTTCGACACTAATGGATGAAGGGCGACCGCATGCTAATTGCATCATCCTTtccaagcagcagcaaaCTGCCCAGATCTGAGTTGGAAGATGCCTTTCATCATGTGAGTTATTGGATGTGGCCAGCGCGGGCCCTGTCTGGGGTCGGTGGATTCCCAGTGTGTATGCGATTCGGATCGCCATGCCTAAGGTTTGCCACGCCAGTCCCTCCTGATTTCGACCTCTATACATCAGCGTCAGAACCAGTAGGGCCTGCACTGTGGGTAGATATGGTATTGCGACGAGATGAGATACGAGCCCGGCCGCCGCTTGAAGATATTTCTCCCCGGCTTCGGTCACACTTTGAGCCTCTTCGTCCGACCCCAATCCTACGACAAGGTAGACAAGCACGAGTACAGGAACATTATCCCGAGGGAGGTGCCTGTAATCGGCGATCGTGGCAAGCTGCGCCATACTTTCGCGAAACGCATGAGGTGAGAAGATGGGATATGTAGGGTGAATCCGGGCCAGGTATATACGCGCATAGCGATCGCGAGAATCTCGATCAGGCAAGGGTGGTAGAGATAAAGTCAATGGTAtgtccagctcctccgcaTGTCTCATGCCGTGACTAAAAGAAGCCGACACTGGCTTTAACCGTGCAGCTTCAAAGTAAACATCTAAGGATTTGGCAAGACATTGCGAGCTGCTGCCACCCAAAATTTTCATCCGATTCGTTCCACGCTCCACATTGAGCGACGTGTCGAAAGGCTGATGAACTGGAGAAAGTTCGCTGAGCTTTTCATCTGCAAGGTTGTCCTCGACAGATGGAGAGGGCTGCTGACCCTCTTGCGATTGAGGTTGCTGCTGGGGAGATGTGTTCGGCGGCGagttttgatcattttggTGACACGCTGTCTCTTTGTGCGATCCATCACATTGCGTTACTCCGTGCCCATTGATCTTCTCAGGCATCTCAAGCCATTCTCTCACTCCTGGCACCCCAGGGCGTTGGGGATCAGTCGTCACGCAAATCTGATTCCGTACTCGACAATTGCGACACTTTGGATATTCCGCGTCGCACTTCACTTTTCGCTGTCGACAAATATTACATGCCATCGACAACCGAGGCCGCTTGGCAGCGGGTGGTCGGTCCATCATGAATCTCTGCGCCGTATCCTAGAGGGGACAATGATTCTCCAAGGCATATTGGTGGCCTATTCATGATAGAGACTACCCAGTCGCGACTATTAGCATTGGCATGAAGAAGCAATCCGTGTGACCATTGCTACACCTTCGCGTGAGTACGCGACATGACGATAGCGAGGAGCAACGGCAATGCACGTCTTGGTAATCGCCGGTTCACGATTGGAATCCCCACCACAGAAGCGGGGGATTAGAGTAAAATGCGGGGGAACCTGACGCAGGATCTTGGCTAGGAGCTATGGTCCTGAAGCGAGGAGATTGCTCAAATGCCGATCTCGCCAGGAATTTACCCTAGCGTTGGTTGTGGCAAATGACCTCGGATAGCAGTCCTCCACATTTGCCGAAGCTATCTCGGCGCCAATCGGTGCGCTTCATTTCAAGAGGCGTGTAATATCTTGTGGGTACAATTTCGACGGACTATGGGTGTCAGCCTGGTGTTTGCTGCTGGCTCTATACTCTTGGCAAGACGAGACCATTGATGCGCTTTCCTGAGAGATGGTCCAAGTACAGTCTCAATATAAACTCGCGACAGGTTCTGATCGCTGTCGCTCGCCAAGCGATGACGGGTACTATCACTTTCACTTTCCCACGCCCTTCACCATGCATGCATCCACCTCGCTCACCAAATTTGCTGTTCAGACATCACTAACAGTCTTGATATGCGGCCCATTTTACCTACCCTACACTAAATCTAAAGAGCTACGGCAAGCTCGAGCAACAACAGGAGGTATTAAGGCCCAGGGTCCATGTGCCGATTTCAAAGCCAATGAGCTGATTTGTCATTGACTATGGGGACAGGGAATGGCTGTCAACAAGACATCTAGGCCCTCGCAGTTAGGGCACCTCCACCTTATTCCACGTGACAGGCAGGAATAAGCCGAATTCCTTCGATACCAATTGGTGTTTCTTAATTGTGCGCTACAGTCTGGTTATGTGCTTTTATATGTCAGCTCGGGTTTATCTTTGTGTCTAAGATATGATAGTTTCAGTGTATATAGTTTACAAAGCGAACAGAATTGAGCTACTGGAAGGAATACAGGAAGAGGCGCAGAAAACCGTATACATAAGCataaacaaggaaagatcaATTCGTAGCATTGAGAAGTACATATTCTAAGCCATATCACAGGAAATCCAAGTGGTCAGATGTCACTTTTACCGTTCATTCTGtaccttcttctcatttccccaggATCTTCAGCCATTCCAGCCGCCAAGAGCAACAGTATGACGCTAGGCTTCATTTACTGTGCTTTCAGGGATGGCCTCGCCTGTACTAGTTGCGTACTACTGCCACTAGGGTTCTCGGCTTGTCCCAGGTTTGAGGCCACTAAGGACACAGTACTGGGTAAAGTTCGGTGGAATATGGGGGTGGCTCAGTACTGGTCACGTAGTCAAAACCCGCCGAGAGCTAAATTAGCCTCCGAGCGTCTTCGGAGCAGGCCGACACCAAAAGTTCACCCACAACCAAGTACTCAAAGTGAGCCATGAATTAGCAAGACTCCTCCCGGCGTGCTCGGCGCTTGTCCCCGCACTATTCGCCGAAGGAGCGCTTCGATGATTGTTAACATGGTGACCGGTTAAGGGCTCAGTTACTTAAGTGTTCTCAAAATGCCCCGTCAAATTGAATCAGCAAGTGCATCACAGTCCTCGGAGCAGTATCGAATACCAAGTATTGTGAAttttgaaagaaaatctTTGAACCAtgtccaccaccactactgAGATCCAAGAAATTGCCGAAGCAACCCATGAGTCCTTTACCATCAAGGACTTGGTTGACTTCAGCGGCCGTACATACGGTGATTGGCGTGATGAATTCCACCGCAATGGCTGTGTTGTCCTGAAGAATGTAATCAGCCCGGAGCGTGCGAAATACTATGCCGATAAGCAGATTGAATGGTTGAAGAACTTCGagcttggctttgatgagaACGATGAGAGCACCTGGACCGCAGAGCATCTACCAGTAAGCTTCAAGGGAGGGTACGCAATCCACTATCTCGGACAGACCCGGGGAAAGTATCTAACTAATATTCATTGCTAGAATGTATTTTGCTTACGGCTCCACTCATGAGAAGAGTGTCTGGGAAGCACGCACCGAGCCAGCTATCATTGAAATTTTCGAAAAGCTATGGGAAACGAAGGAGTTGCTTTGCTCCTTCGACGGTATCAACATCTCCCTCCCGCGCCGAAAGGATCTCAACTGGAGCCCATGGCCGCACTGTGATCAGAACCCAAATCGGAAAGGGTTTGTATCCTACTCACTGTCGTAGTCGTGCATATGCTAATGTTTCTCAAGAATGCAAGCTGTTCAAGGCCTTATTAACTTTGCCCCCAATGGCCCCAAGGATGGCGGTCTGATGCTGATGAAGGGATCTGCCAAGCTCTTCGATGAGTTCTTTGCTCAAAAGCGAGATCAGTATGATCATGAAGATGCCCCACCCCCGGAGCTGAAATACATGGACCTCTTCCTATTCCATGAGAAGGATGTGAAGTGGTTTGAAGAGCGGGGGTGCGAACTCATCAAGGTCAACCTGGAACCCGGTGATTTTGTCCTCTGGGATTCCCGAACGATGCACTATGCTTGCTTCCCCGAAGCCGATCAGATCCGTCACGCACAGTATATTTGTATGACTCCCAAACGCTTTGCCACCGAGAAGGCattggagttgaagaagacctGCTTCGAGAACTATCTGGGCACTACCCACTGGCCCCATTGGTGAGTCTCCTCCATCATGGCACGAAATTACGCACAGCTAATACATGGAAACTATAGCAACATCCGTCCAGCGGCGGAGAAGCCCATGAGAGATGGCAAGGTGTGCCCGAAGGACCGAAGTGAGCCATTTGAGAAGCCGGTGTTGACCGACGCGGTACTGAAGCTGGCAGGAGTCAAGCCGTACTGAATGTATTGATGTCTTATGTATTAGTCTTCTGGAATTGATAGTTACAATGTTATGGTCACCGTTATGATTTCAACTACGTTCGAAGTCTCACATGGTTAATTTCATGATACGTAATATGTTAGGGATAAGGTATTCAAGGCGCGACCTTGATGTccatggcattttggtcgagtgggattgagATAATACGATATACCCTCACAAACACAAATCCACTCGATTATAGCTTCATCACCctttgaacttcttctcctcattaAACCACGATGGATTATATGAGGCGAATAGCTTCAAACACGTAGTCAAAGACCCGACAATACGTGTTTCGGTTCTCTGGGTTccagaggaaagaggagagagtCCAGCGCGATCGACAACTTCGGAGGGATGCGAACCAATGCCTGCCTCACTCGGGGGAGAACGAGGTGGCAACCTTAGTGGCCGAACATTGGCAAGATGGCTTCGGCGGGGTCTTTAGACTTAAACCCCCGGAAAATGTGGGGGGCCCGGGGTAGCTGCTTGTCGCCGTGGCAGGAATTCGTCAACCTTATTTActttttgtatgtatggcATTCGTTGCTGTTTCCATATAAACATTGGATGTTGTTCACATACAGTGGGCTCTCCACTGCAGAACCTGGGGCACTATCACTTTGCCCTTTGCCCTCGACCCCAGTTCACATTACTCTTTCCTCGTTATCTTGAGCGTTTGGTCTTGAATTCGAGAGTCTTCAGGGCACATTGTAGCTACCATGTctcagaaagacaaaagctCGGTTGGTCATGTGGAGGACATTGAGGCAGTTGAGACTGGCCAAATGAAGAAGCACGAGGCTACCAAGGTGATGGGCACGGTGAAGTTGACCGAAGGCAGCATCATCTACATCCCGACCCCAACCGCCGATCCTCAAGGTAAGTCGTCTCAGTCCTGCTGATGCATTGCACTATCTGACAAGATCACTTTTTCAGACCCATTGAATCTGTCCATGCTTCGCAAGATcaccatcctcgtcgtcataTCAATTTGTAGGCTGCCTACTTTGACCTGAGCCTGAATCTCGACGTGCTAATTCCATTCAGTCTCATGCCTCGGTCTTTCTCTTGTGTCGGGATTTGGCGGGCTGCTAGGCTTCTATATTCCTCAATATGAAGAGGTGGGGGTAACCTATAATGGAATCACTTACCTGATGACCTACCCAACTCTGTTCATGTATGGGATACTTTGCCATTCCAGTATCCACCTGGATTTCATCTTGCTAAGGAGTGTCTAACGGGTCTGTATTACAGGGGGATTGGTAA
The sequence above is a segment of the Aspergillus oryzae RIB40 DNA, chromosome 3 genome. Coding sequences within it:
- a CDS encoding uncharacterized protein (predicted protein), which codes for MDRPPAAKRPRLSMACNICRQRKVKCDAEYPKCRNCRVRNQICVTTDPQRPGVPGVREWLEMPEKINGHGVTQCDGSHKETACHQNDQNSPPNTSPQQQPQSQEGQQPSPSVEDNLADEKLSELSPVHQPFDTSLNVERGTNRMKILGGSSSQCLAKSLDVYFEAARLKPVSASFSHGMRHAEELDIPLTLSLPPLPDRDSRDRYARIYLARIHPTYPIFSPHAFRESMAQLATIADYRHLPRDNVPVLVLVYLVVGLGSDEEAQSVTEAGEKYLQAAAGLVSHLVAIPYLPTVQALLVLTLMYRGRNQEGLAWQTLGMAIRIAYTLGIHRPQTGPALATSNNSHDERHLPTQIWAVCCCLERMMQLACGRPSSISVEHVNPVGSLNCHSPYLQWNLGLAEYQGSISQHIYNYHPGSRNVRHILLDTARLDRLLLSWANVIPPDLRPGSDIFCPEEEYHMAAYLSMQFHETLIALHRAALIAPTASFDAEIEKHCSDEPSKFRLRNGESICVNSARAMAKLTIELSERGTASRLIPAGSSLLACIVLAIHLIKNPKSRLQTMDLENCSQQLARCNSDPRFMEGLAAMYDQIVLYHRVSSPYAERRHTLATTHQSDQPPLKAPIWPPRNSNPQPTSNIAISHSTSNYPIPHSVLTPATYDDSAPPVSHMGYAACSEEAHIVARPPDHAPRGGLLDYSTATGKDQPHYQQGDTALHDTGSLIDQLAPSGDGLNEVDRLFPFEGYNVEDLWNWMLYFDGPQPA
- a CDS encoding uncharacterized protein (predicted protein), encoding MSTTTTEIQEIAEATHESFTIKDLVDFSGRTYGDWRDEFHRNGCVVLKNVISPERAKYYADKQIEWLKNFELGFDENDESTWTAEHLPVSFKGGMYFAYGSTHEKSVWEARTEPAIIEIFEKLWETKELLCSFDGINISLPRRKDLNWSPWPHCDQNPNRKGMQAVQGLINFAPNGPKDGGLMLMKGSAKLFDEFFAQKRDQYDHEDAPPPELKYMDLFLFHEKDVKWFEERGCELIKVNLEPGDFVLWDSRTMHYACFPEADQIRHAQYICMTPKRFATEKALELKKTCFENYLGTTHWPHCNIRPAAEKPMRDGKVCPKDRSEPFEKPVLTDAVLKLAGVKPY